ATAGTTTGACCATCTTCAGTAAACATCGACGGATATATAATTGCTTCTGAGTCGGGGGTACGACGACTAAACAGAATTTCCAGTGCTTCTGTATCTTCCCGATGAGCCAGCACATATGCCCTCAATTCTTTTGTGGACATTTCTGCAAAATTAGGTTTCATTTACAAATCTCCAAGTTCCATCACGATCGGGCAAGGATTTGCAGTTCATCACCTGCCAAAATAAACACATTGCCAGCTGTG
This genomic interval from Scytonema hofmannii PCC 7110 contains the following:
- a CDS encoding DUF6887 family protein, whose product is MKPNFAEMSTKELRAYVLAHREDTEALEILFSRRTPDSEAIIYPSMFTEDGQTIPEPSLKAKAISVAVPMNL